A genomic segment from Helicobacter sp. 12S02232-10 encodes:
- a CDS encoding ShlB/FhaC/HecB family hemolysin secretion/activation protein, with the protein MLGDRSKVFFLLLSFCILPILSLHSKPIQPLLANQKDTNENAKCFQIERIDLKFTGLPQKSKKEFSYAHKIISNFKPISKHCLSAKDISNLLSKIQSRTISKGYITTTFGLSPQSLSDHILRINAEVGTIGKIRYINEPHMLSFKKDFPLKKGDVLDLRKIEVGLNNLRNLRYIKPQIYITTDNNTSNQSILTIDAPKLSLPVFLGGSIDNGGSIGQNYQASLYGSWENPLHLADKLSFYALSSLPMNKKNHSYYASVSYSIPIRRFSFSFDGSYSDSAQEILFADIFPVYQGKNINLDLGIKVSAYADDKNQVSINLDGGVRLMESYLDDIKLDVQSYNLTDISLALGYQRKINNLVFNISIGILQGLPMLKKHNEKIHTDYVYTIPNVNMYLYAPFKIWVLTFGYTSNIRTQISQDRLYASKKMSIGSRYTVRGFNHFSISGQMGVIYKNDLMVYLPSFWGITIAPNIGVDWGMVRDLIGDKQGGSLSGGGIGLNVLHKNFNAQISLNAPLYNPYKAPVQNLFFSIGMNW; encoded by the coding sequence ATGTTAGGCGATAGGAGCAAGGTATTTTTTCTGCTCCTATCTTTTTGTATATTGCCAATACTATCACTACATTCAAAACCTATCCAACCCCTCCTTGCAAATCAAAAAGATACCAATGAGAATGCAAAATGCTTTCAAATCGAGCGAATCGATTTGAAATTCACAGGTCTGCCCCAAAAATCCAAAAAGGAATTTTCTTACGCTCATAAAATCATCTCAAATTTTAAGCCCATCTCCAAGCATTGCTTGAGTGCCAAAGACATCTCAAATCTCCTCTCTAAGATTCAATCGCGTACGATATCCAAAGGCTATATCACGACAACTTTTGGCTTGAGTCCCCAATCCCTCTCCGATCATATCTTACGCATCAATGCAGAAGTAGGCACTATAGGAAAAATCCGCTATATCAATGAACCCCATATGCTTTCTTTCAAAAAAGATTTTCCACTCAAAAAAGGCGATGTTTTGGATTTAAGAAAAATTGAAGTCGGTCTGAATAATTTGCGAAACTTACGTTACATAAAACCCCAAATCTACATCACGACCGATAATAATACATCTAATCAAAGTATTCTTACAATCGATGCACCCAAATTATCTCTACCTGTATTTTTAGGTGGGAGTATCGATAATGGCGGGAGTATTGGGCAAAATTATCAAGCCTCGCTGTATGGCAGCTGGGAAAATCCTCTACATCTTGCTGATAAGCTGAGTTTCTATGCCCTCTCTTCTTTACCAATGAATAAGAAAAATCACAGCTACTATGCATCTGTGAGTTACTCCATCCCGATCAGACGATTCAGCTTCTCATTTGATGGGTCGTATTCAGATTCTGCTCAAGAAATTTTATTCGCTGATATTTTTCCAGTATATCAAGGCAAAAATATCAATCTTGATCTTGGGATCAAAGTCTCTGCCTATGCAGATGATAAAAATCAAGTTTCCATCAATCTTGATGGGGGCGTGAGACTGATGGAAAGCTATTTAGATGATATCAAGCTTGATGTCCAAAGCTATAATCTCACGGATATTTCACTTGCACTGGGCTATCAAAGAAAAATAAACAACTTGGTCTTTAATATTTCAATAGGAATATTGCAAGGGCTTCCGATGCTCAAAAAACACAATGAAAAAATTCATACTGATTATGTCTACACAATACCCAATGTCAATATGTATCTGTATGCGCCTTTTAAAATATGGGTTCTAACGTTTGGATATACAAGCAATATCCGCACTCAAATTTCTCAAGATAGACTCTATGCAAGCAAGAAAATGAGTATTGGAAGCCGATACACTGTGAGAGGATTTAATCATTTCAGTATCAGTGGTCAAATGGGTGTGATCTATAAAAACGATTTGATGGTTTATCTGCCAAGTTTCTGGGGGATCACCATAGCTCCCAATATTGGAGTGGATTGGGGAATGGTGCGGGATTTGATCGGAGATAAACAAGGTGGAAGCTTGAGTGGGGGCGGGATAGGCTTGAACGTGTTGCATAAAAACTTCAATGCTCAAATCTCTCTCAATGCTCCTCTTTACAATCCGTATAAAGCACCCGTTCAAAATCTGTTTTTTTCTATAGGAATGAATTGGTAA